A genomic window from Ruminiclostridium cellulolyticum H10 includes:
- a CDS encoding C45 family autoproteolytic acyltransferase/hydolase: protein MKRLLVGLLIVLLVFQTACTQEISVAKGSPLYKGSGVTITDKGNYFNVALDFTKGLSHRDIGKEFARGILSVVPDYEALVDSYIAENLFKSEYKEAFWRVEDLKAQIDKNYREEIEGMSEVFSGGDKNVRGDNKISKDEFFMFNLFLDMIRSTQCSFVSVFGSKSTTGKTITGRILDWYGGNKNQLPRIQAVITMKNTKGSICSIGYMGFMGIITGFNDKKVFAAVQESTSGAAYSSAGKRSYPLDLRYALETTENMESTIEFMKDKNKQYAANHLIVFSDPDESKVLENNFSGRGTGAVRVRRAVRMDESKLNKGITWGIKDAVASVNSFILEGNTDNHTRNKFNTRRWKYIKDQLSGRQSNFSPEDIKKIMTYTKGSPRALLDTRYLYTKATLSMAVFQPDTLKLEIYFFPRNTLKVPDKPTFEEISVFQ, encoded by the coding sequence ATGAAAAGATTACTTGTAGGGTTACTAATAGTGTTATTGGTTTTTCAGACTGCATGTACACAGGAAATATCAGTCGCAAAAGGTTCACCTCTTTATAAAGGAAGCGGTGTAACTATAACGGATAAAGGCAACTATTTTAACGTTGCACTTGATTTTACTAAAGGACTAAGCCATAGGGATATCGGAAAGGAATTTGCCAGAGGAATACTTTCGGTTGTGCCCGATTACGAAGCACTGGTTGATTCATACATAGCCGAGAACCTTTTTAAAAGCGAATACAAAGAAGCTTTCTGGAGAGTTGAAGACCTAAAGGCACAGATAGATAAAAACTATAGGGAAGAAATTGAAGGAATGTCGGAGGTGTTTTCCGGCGGAGATAAAAATGTCAGGGGAGATAACAAAATCTCAAAAGATGAGTTTTTCATGTTCAATTTATTCCTTGACATGATCAGGTCCACACAGTGCAGCTTTGTATCAGTCTTTGGTTCAAAAAGTACTACGGGTAAAACAATAACAGGGAGAATTCTTGATTGGTACGGAGGAAACAAGAACCAGCTGCCAAGAATTCAGGCGGTAATAACCATGAAAAATACTAAGGGAAGTATATGTTCCATTGGGTATATGGGTTTTATGGGCATAATAACCGGATTTAATGACAAAAAGGTCTTTGCCGCGGTACAGGAATCAACATCAGGGGCTGCGTATTCGTCCGCAGGGAAAAGGTCTTACCCCTTGGATTTAAGATATGCCTTGGAAACAACAGAGAATATGGAAAGTACAATTGAGTTTATGAAAGATAAAAACAAACAGTATGCGGCAAATCACCTTATTGTATTTTCAGACCCTGATGAAAGCAAGGTTCTGGAAAATAATTTCAGCGGGAGGGGTACAGGAGCAGTAAGGGTTAGACGTGCTGTGAGAATGGATGAATCAAAGCTGAATAAAGGTATTACATGGGGAATAAAAGATGCAGTTGCATCCGTAAATTCATTTATCCTTGAGGGTAATACAGATAATCATACAAGAAATAAATTCAATACCAGAAGATGGAAATATATCAAAGATCAGCTGTCCGGCAGACAATCGAATTTTTCTCCTGAGGATATCAAAAAGATTATGACTTATACCAAAGGTTCACCAAGGGCTTTATTGGATACAAGGTATTTGTATACCAAAGCCACATTGAGTATG
- a CDS encoding cyclic peptide export ABC transporter has translation MISDGVFFAILCISAVVCSITIFYIVISAKEIVCRKRFFKGRGIKGLINFVLSLAFIGCMGYCLYNVPEILFFGSSWNSIEKVGPDNVKKVVICLSVVISILYIYFVLNSFFHKPNDKPYFMVISLSIISGIGNSIVVFIINRALGILAGDVEKWAIIESRLYIFFICGILLFTVAAMIVRKKLISVTNNIIYEKRIQIIDKILKAPYIKFSSLEDGSVYAALNNDTETIGNFVGHLVAGITGVITLITCFIYLAILDKRGTLFFLIVLVVTIGVFQLAVSGAQKFFEQNRNYQTTFFKNIKDLVEGFKELYINTRKRMGFRRDIEDSCKAYRDSRIAGDFKFTNVTILGEILYTGVIGVIVFTFPILFDIQITTLQNFVLVLLYMGGIINEALFAIVPTCMRVIVSWKRINAFANSLSADENYRDSECQDTHTNLTIEFRGVRFTYKNENGESFSVGPLEYTFKFGEIVFIMGGNGSGKSTLAKLLTGLYLPDEGQVLVNGQKVNPRELGAYFSSVYSDYHLFEKLYGIEYKDKIGDIERYLKILGIDNKVEIKDGEFSTLRLSSGQRKRLALLISYLEDRPAYLFDEWASDQDPEFRKFFYKTLLPELKARGKAVVAITHDDKYFDEADKIIKMDMGKIVSSIISVNV, from the coding sequence ATGATAAGTGACGGCGTGTTTTTTGCAATCCTATGTATTTCGGCCGTTGTATGCTCAATAACAATATTCTATATTGTTATTTCAGCGAAAGAAATAGTATGCAGAAAAAGGTTTTTTAAGGGCAGGGGTATTAAAGGGCTTATCAATTTTGTATTGTCTCTTGCATTTATAGGATGTATGGGTTATTGCCTTTATAATGTACCTGAAATTCTTTTTTTCGGGTCATCTTGGAACAGTATTGAGAAGGTAGGGCCGGATAATGTTAAAAAGGTAGTAATTTGTTTAAGCGTTGTTATCTCTATTCTCTACATATATTTTGTACTAAATTCGTTTTTTCATAAACCAAATGACAAACCATACTTTATGGTAATATCTTTAAGCATAATCAGCGGTATAGGAAATTCAATAGTAGTATTTATTATAAACAGGGCACTTGGAATTCTGGCAGGTGATGTAGAAAAGTGGGCTATTATAGAAAGCAGATTATACATATTCTTCATTTGCGGAATTCTTCTTTTTACAGTAGCAGCCATGATTGTACGAAAAAAACTTATTTCTGTTACTAATAACATCATCTATGAAAAGCGTATCCAGATAATAGATAAAATATTAAAAGCTCCTTATATAAAATTTTCATCCCTTGAAGACGGCAGTGTTTATGCGGCATTAAATAATGACACTGAGACAATTGGTAATTTCGTTGGACATCTGGTTGCGGGGATAACGGGAGTTATTACACTTATAACATGCTTTATTTACCTGGCTATACTTGATAAGAGGGGGACTCTGTTCTTCCTGATTGTACTCGTTGTTACAATCGGCGTGTTCCAGCTGGCCGTAAGCGGTGCACAAAAATTCTTTGAGCAGAACAGAAACTATCAAACCACTTTCTTTAAAAATATAAAAGACCTTGTAGAGGGCTTTAAGGAGCTTTATATCAATACCAGAAAACGTATGGGATTCAGACGTGACATAGAGGACAGTTGTAAAGCCTATCGTGATTCACGCATAGCAGGGGATTTCAAATTTACAAACGTAACCATACTAGGAGAAATCTTATACACCGGCGTAATTGGTGTTATTGTATTTACGTTTCCAATACTTTTTGATATACAGATCACTACTTTACAAAACTTTGTACTTGTCTTGCTATATATGGGAGGAATTATAAATGAGGCACTTTTTGCAATTGTTCCTACATGTATGAGAGTCATAGTAAGCTGGAAGAGAATAAATGCCTTTGCCAATAGTCTTTCGGCGGATGAGAACTACAGGGATTCTGAATGTCAAGATACCCATACAAACCTGACAATTGAATTCAGGGGTGTGAGGTTCACCTACAAAAACGAAAATGGAGAATCATTTTCAGTAGGTCCACTAGAATATACCTTTAAATTCGGAGAAATTGTTTTTATAATGGGTGGTAACGGCAGCGGAAAGTCTACCCTTGCCAAGCTCTTGACAGGGCTATACCTACCGGACGAAGGACAGGTACTGGTTAACGGACAAAAAGTAAATCCAAGAGAACTTGGAGCTTATTTTTCGTCAGTCTACAGTGATTATCACCTTTTTGAAAAATTATACGGAATCGAATACAAGGACAAGATTGGTGATATAGAAAGATATCTTAAAATTCTTGGTATAGACAATAAGGTTGAAATTAAGGATGGGGAATTCAGTACACTCAGGTTGTCTTCCGGTCAGAGAAAAAGACTTGCCCTCTTAATAAGCTACCTTGAGGACCGTCCCGCATACCTTTTTGATGAATGGGCTTCTGACCAGGACCCTGAATTCAGAAAGTTCTTCTATAAAACACTTCTTCCTGAATTAAAAGCAAGAGGAAAAGCAGTAGTAGCAATAACTCATGATGATAAATACTTTGATGAGGCAGACAAAATAATCAAAATGGACATGGGAAAGATAGTCAGCAGTATTATCTCGGTTAATGTGTAA
- a CDS encoding copper amine oxidase N-terminal domain-containing protein, whose product MKKNLLLIIFLFLIVTGTASARVYAENIKTVQTPSFDFEARPIIIKKEPFLPIKPVLESLGWKIIWDSKNKTVQAFKGENTLIIKIGSNVATINGNAVLQNNPPVIIKGISYVSSRFIAQEFGTKVRWNRKDNLIIISNRDTENIKVSGQGNIIVAGDGIIVNIFEPYGIDIVYDQIDDADQLLSAKKPQEAVTKYKNILENISEKENPNIYCHIMNNMGNAYNVIAGFRDTENNSRNAISAYSNALRIYSSDKRSKNYFITLNNLGNAYFNSWELSREKADLMAASDIYVEIQKSGCLDDAYIESALIDYNTGMVYDSLGKKQMAVESFIKAQNKYLLLLKKVNKEEKEEIWALLQYNLGNVLKSLSFIIDREKNAKKAVSAYENALTVMTVESYPLEYAQIHKYMGDIYKVLSSLDNNKREYALRAIEEYTESLKIYTSEEYPVCNQRINLELETIFH is encoded by the coding sequence GTGAAGAAAAATCTGTTGCTAATAATATTTTTATTCCTTATTGTAACGGGGACGGCTTCTGCCAGAGTATATGCTGAAAATATAAAAACAGTACAAACACCCTCTTTTGATTTTGAAGCAAGGCCGATAATAATAAAAAAAGAACCTTTTTTACCGATAAAGCCCGTACTTGAATCCCTGGGATGGAAAATAATATGGGATTCAAAGAACAAGACGGTACAAGCCTTTAAAGGTGAAAACACTCTTATAATCAAAATAGGCAGTAATGTAGCCACAATCAACGGAAACGCTGTTTTACAAAACAATCCTCCTGTTATTATAAAGGGTATTTCATATGTAAGCAGCAGGTTCATAGCTCAGGAATTCGGAACAAAAGTAAGATGGAATAGAAAGGATAACCTGATAATAATTTCAAACAGAGATACCGAAAATATAAAAGTTAGCGGACAGGGAAATATTATTGTTGCCGGAGATGGTATTATAGTCAATATATTTGAACCATACGGAATAGATATAGTATACGACCAGATAGATGATGCGGACCAGCTTTTATCTGCAAAAAAGCCTCAAGAAGCTGTTACAAAATACAAAAATATTTTAGAAAACATATCCGAGAAAGAAAACCCTAATATATACTGTCATATTATGAATAATATGGGCAATGCTTACAATGTTATCGCAGGATTTAGAGATACAGAAAACAATAGTCGGAATGCAATATCAGCGTATTCTAATGCACTTAGAATTTATTCGTCTGATAAACGGAGTAAAAACTATTTTATTACCTTGAATAATCTTGGAAATGCATATTTCAATTCATGGGAATTGTCGAGGGAAAAAGCGGATTTGATGGCTGCTTCAGATATATATGTTGAAATACAAAAGTCAGGTTGTCTGGATGACGCCTATATAGAGAGTGCCTTAATTGACTACAATACAGGTATGGTTTACGACTCACTGGGGAAAAAACAAATGGCTGTTGAAAGCTTTATCAAAGCACAGAATAAATATCTCCTACTCCTAAAAAAAGTGAACAAAGAGGAAAAGGAGGAAATATGGGCATTACTGCAATACAATCTGGGTAATGTCCTCAAGTCCTTATCATTTATTATTGACAGGGAAAAAAATGCAAAAAAGGCAGTAAGTGCATATGAAAATGCACTTACTGTAATGACCGTGGAGAGCTACCCGTTGGAATATGCTCAAATACACAAATATATGGGTGATATTTACAAGGTATTATCAAGTTTGGACAACAACAAACGTGAATATGCCTTGAGAGCAATTGAGGAATACACAGAAAGTCTTAAAATTTACACATCTGAGGAATATCCAGTTTGTAATCAACGGATAAATCTGGAATTGGAAACCATCTTTCATTGA
- a CDS encoding stalk domain-containing protein, which yields MKKLLGILTFALIIITLITSAGANSDRIKVKIENKPIEFAMPLQLVGNQLFVPFRETMTLFGYNVSWDKKTKTAAAIKNHKQITAKVGSRELTADGKKISFGAAAYLYKQRLYVSVQVIESGLNKVIKWDSSENTLYISGQNTININVENSNESVIAVGNNILVNISNKYGVNQINDMINDADKILENNNFTEAIGLYEKILENISSSENPEEYGRTKVNIGNAYNRLAAIIHEEDNAKKAMMAYGAALKVSTPEKNTTVYAAAHNGLAYSYIILAQVRDTEKNISKALDSYAQALKIYSQTTYPQEYAQIQNNLGKAYIVLSGVKDRQKNLETSILYCNEALNFFTPEKNAWENIRIHNTLGLIYTGLGMIADTQNNISKAFKEFNTVLEVCSVDKYPDEYAYVQNNVGQCYGKLSDIKDREENSIKAIKAYNEALKVITPEKNAINYAVTNMCLSYAYVRLSEVRDSGENLTKAAAACNESLKVLTIGRYPLSYAGAQNRLGTVYFSLSDISSKKDNLTKAISAYKEALKVYTPNKYPLDYSLNLYSLGKCYRILSEIDHSEANITKAVEMYNEALQIITFEKYPMYYADVKNSLGNAYRYMYSLTFQMDNLYKSLDAYNEALRVDTFESQPMSYAVIQCNLAYTYMYLGDVLDDEEIINKSIQASREALKVYKFDKYPLLYADTVINMGSAYWAMSEVRDTVENLAKTRDSYEESLKVYTLDKYPLDYAYSQYCIGYVCTAIAEASPSEDTIKKGLEACQEALKVYTFEEDSRYYIEVRANQAALYVRLAQLKGSEDILKNSQEIYHELQSYLTDENGLINDPGINLDMGFMYYVLSKLKEKEENLTSAIEVYQKAETMVQEKDNPAMYAKIQKQLGVCFLEMSDVKDKQENLKKALKHFSAAINYIKNPSDLEQINVYIKRLRKDLNIHN from the coding sequence ATGAAAAAATTATTAGGAATATTAACATTTGCGTTAATCATAATAACGCTGATAACTTCTGCAGGGGCAAATTCAGATAGGATTAAAGTAAAAATTGAAAATAAACCCATAGAATTTGCCATGCCTCTTCAACTTGTTGGAAATCAGCTGTTTGTACCTTTCAGAGAAACAATGACTCTGTTTGGATATAATGTAAGCTGGGATAAGAAAACGAAAACAGCCGCAGCAATAAAGAATCATAAACAGATAACAGCAAAGGTTGGCAGCCGAGAGTTAACAGCAGACGGTAAAAAAATTTCTTTTGGTGCAGCCGCATATTTATATAAACAAAGGCTTTATGTCTCGGTCCAGGTAATTGAAAGTGGATTAAATAAAGTTATTAAGTGGGATAGTAGTGAAAATACCTTATACATATCCGGCCAAAATACTATTAATATTAATGTTGAAAATTCCAACGAAAGTGTAATAGCAGTAGGAAATAATATTTTGGTAAATATATCAAATAAGTACGGAGTTAACCAAATTAACGATATGATAAATGATGCAGACAAGATTCTGGAAAATAATAACTTTACAGAAGCTATTGGCCTGTATGAAAAAATCCTTGAAAATATTTCAAGCTCAGAAAATCCTGAGGAGTACGGGAGAACCAAAGTTAACATAGGTAATGCATATAACAGGCTTGCCGCAATTATCCATGAGGAGGACAATGCAAAAAAAGCGATGATGGCGTACGGGGCGGCACTAAAAGTCAGTACTCCTGAAAAAAACACTACTGTATATGCGGCAGCCCATAATGGATTGGCATATTCATATATTATTTTGGCACAGGTAAGAGATACAGAAAAAAATATATCAAAAGCTCTGGATTCATATGCCCAAGCCCTGAAAATATACAGCCAGACTACATACCCGCAGGAGTATGCCCAAATACAAAATAATCTGGGAAAGGCATATATAGTTCTCTCTGGTGTTAAAGACCGTCAGAAAAACCTTGAAACCTCTATTTTATACTGTAATGAAGCTTTAAATTTCTTTACCCCGGAAAAAAATGCCTGGGAAAATATAAGAATACATAATACTTTGGGATTGATCTATACGGGACTTGGGATGATTGCAGATACTCAAAACAATATTTCTAAGGCATTTAAAGAATTTAATACGGTATTGGAGGTATGCAGTGTTGATAAATATCCTGATGAATATGCATATGTTCAAAACAATGTTGGTCAATGCTATGGAAAGCTGTCTGATATCAAAGACCGTGAAGAAAACAGTATAAAAGCCATTAAAGCATATAACGAAGCCCTGAAGGTTATTACCCCGGAAAAGAATGCTATTAACTATGCCGTAACTAATATGTGTCTTAGTTATGCATATGTAAGGCTCTCAGAGGTAAGGGATTCCGGGGAAAATCTCACCAAGGCAGCGGCTGCGTGTAATGAGAGCCTGAAGGTTCTCACTATAGGGAGGTATCCATTAAGCTATGCGGGTGCTCAGAATAGGCTGGGAACAGTCTATTTTAGTCTATCAGATATAAGTTCCAAGAAAGACAATCTGACTAAAGCAATAAGTGCGTATAAAGAAGCTTTAAAGGTGTATACTCCAAATAAATATCCGCTGGATTACTCTTTAAATCTTTATTCTTTAGGAAAATGTTATAGAATCCTTAGTGAAATTGATCACTCAGAAGCCAATATCACAAAGGCTGTTGAAATGTATAACGAGGCATTGCAAATAATTACATTTGAAAAATACCCCATGTATTATGCAGACGTAAAGAACAGCTTGGGAAATGCATATAGATATATGTACTCATTAACCTTTCAGATGGATAATCTATATAAATCTTTAGATGCATACAATGAAGCTTTAAGGGTGGACACTTTTGAAAGTCAGCCTATGAGTTACGCTGTAATACAATGCAATCTGGCATATACTTATATGTATTTGGGCGATGTACTGGATGATGAGGAGATTATAAATAAATCCATTCAGGCATCCCGGGAGGCATTAAAGGTATATAAATTTGACAAGTACCCGCTACTGTACGCAGATACAGTAATAAATATGGGTTCAGCATACTGGGCAATGTCTGAGGTCAGGGATACGGTAGAAAATCTGGCAAAAACCCGGGACAGTTACGAGGAATCTCTGAAGGTCTACACATTGGATAAATACCCCTTAGACTATGCCTATTCCCAATATTGCATAGGATATGTATGCACTGCAATTGCCGAGGCAAGCCCCTCTGAAGATACAATTAAAAAGGGCCTTGAGGCATGTCAGGAAGCATTAAAAGTGTATACTTTTGAAGAGGATTCCAGATATTACATAGAGGTCAGAGCAAATCAAGCTGCACTATATGTCCGCCTAGCACAGTTAAAGGGCTCGGAAGATATATTGAAGAATTCTCAGGAGATTTATCATGAATTGCAGAGTTACTTAACTGACGAAAATGGACTTATTAATGATCCGGGAATCAATTTGGACATGGGGTTTATGTATTATGTTTTATCAAAGTTAAAGGAAAAGGAAGAAAACCTGACAAGTGCAATAGAAGTCTATCAGAAGGCTGAAACCATGGTACAGGAAAAAGATAATCCTGCAATGTATGCCAAAATCCAAAAACAACTGGGAGTTTGCTTTTTAGAAATGTCAGATGTTAAAGACAAGCAGGAGAATTTGAAAAAGGCACTAAAACATTTTAGTGCAGCTATAAATTATATTAAAAATCCTTCTGACTTAGAACAAATAAATGTTTACATAAAACGGCTAAGAAAAGACTTGAACATACATAATTGA